CCGCGCATGTCCGCTTGCCCGCGAGGTCGCCCGGGCCGTAGCGCGCGGGAATGAAGGGATCGGTTTCCGGGTTCCACGTCCCGTAGTCGGCGCCGTTCGTGATGCCGAAAAAGCGGCCGGAGAGCTCCCGGAACACCCCGGCAAGCTCGTAGCCGTATTCCGGGGTCATGAGCTCGTCGCGGTAGGTGCGGCTCACGGTGCTTATCGCCTCGCTGTAGACCAGTCCCGCCTTGAGGAAGCAGAGGCTCCCGTTGAGCGACGCGTTCTGGACCGCCCCCGGTTCGTCCGCGCACCCGGTGAGCGCAAGGTCCCCCAGGGGAAACACCCCCTGGAATCCCGCATTGTGAACGCTCGCCACCGTGGCGCTCCCGGAGAAGCCGGGATCCCTGCGGTACGCCGTCTTGTGGAAGAACGGAACCAGTCCCGACTGCCAGTCGTTGCAATGGATGATGTCGGGGATCCATCGAAGCACCTTCATGGCCTGCATCACCGCGCGGCAGAAGAAGGTGAATCGCTCCGCGTTGTCCCCGTACTCCCGGTAACCGTCGTCGTACAGGCCGTCGCGGCCGAAATACTGGTCGTGCTCGATGAAGTGGGTTTTCACGCCGGGAATCGCCGCCGATTCCAGGACGGCGGCCCATTTCTCCACCTTACCCACGGGCACGCCCAGCGGCTCCGGGAAGCGTATCAGCCCGAATCTTTCTTTATCCACCCGGTAGTACCGGGGCATGAAGATACGCACCTCGTGTCCGTGCGCCGCGAGCGATCGCGGGAGAGAGAATGCTACGTCGGCAAGGCCCCCCGTTTTCGCGAACGGGTAGGCCTCGGAGGTCACGAATGCGATCTTCATACGGGCAGGATCAGCGGGGGCAGATACTCTTCCGGGGCGTCATATCCCAGGAACATGAGCAGGGTCGCCGCCACGTTGGCGAGGCCGGGGGCGTGGGCGTTCGTATTGACGCGGTAATCGTTCCTGAATTCAGGGTCGTAGATGATGAACGGCACCGGGTTCAGGGTATGCGCGGTCTTGGGGGCGGGTTTCCCGGTCTTCTTGTCGCGCTTGATGCTCCCGTCCGCGTTGATTTCCAGCATCTCTTCCAGGTTGCCGTGGTCCGCCGTCAGGAGCGCGATCCCGCCCGCCTCGTCGACCGCCTTGAGCAGGCGGACCAGCGAGAGGTCGACGGTTTCGACCGCGACGATCGCGGCGTTCAGGTTTCCCGTGTGACCCACCATGTCCCCGTTCGGGTAGTTCAGGCGCAGGAATCGATACTCGCCGCTGCGAATCGCCCGGATCATGCTGTCGGTGATCTCGGCGGCCTTCATCCAGGG
This window of the Spirochaetota bacterium genome carries:
- a CDS encoding glycogen synthase — translated: MKIAFVTSEAYPFAKTGGLADVAFSLPRSLAAHGHEVRIFMPRYYRVDKERFGLIRFPEPLGVPVGKVEKWAAVLESAAIPGVKTHFIEHDQYFGRDGLYDDGYREYGDNAERFTFFCRAVMQAMKVLRWIPDIIHCNDWQSGLVPFFHKTAYRRDPGFSGSATVASVHNAGFQGVFPLGDLALTGCADEPGAVQNASLNGSLCFLKAGLVYSEAISTVSRTYRDELMTPEYGYELAGVFRELSGRFFGITNGADYGTWNPETDPFIPARYGPGDLAGKRTCAGALRARMGLESGDGAPILATVTRVTRQKGMDVLADTMELLLVAAPFQFVMLGSGDDGIIAKFERLRKIFPERVGLYWGYDEKLAHLMEAGSDIYLMPSRYEPCGLNQLYSLRYGTVPVVRATGGLEDTVSQWDPRTGSGNGFKFKGLTRGELYHAIRQALRTHLDNAQWRVLQANAMAFKRTWDDAVPDYERMYEFALAEARGGRT